The DNA window TGCGCACTGGCCCTGACGTCATGGAGGCACTGTAGTGACGCCACGGGGGTATCGGCAGCATGCGGGGGTCACCCCTGAGCAGGGTCCGCACGGCCGGGGGAGCGGACAGGCTGGGCGCATGCCCGTCCACGAACGCCGCTCGGTCCGGATCGGCGGGCTCGACGTCGAGTACGACGACCGCGTCCTCGAGCCGCGCCCCTGGACCGCGCTGCAGTCGCGGTGGGCCGTCGAGCTGCTGGGGTCGGCGCCGGCCGGCCCCGTGCTCGAGCTGTGCACCGGAGCCGGCCACATCGGGCTGCTCGTGGCCGCGGCCACCGACCGCCACCTGGTCGCCGTCGACCTCGACCCCGTGGCCTGCTCCTACGCCCGGCACAACGCCGAGGTCGCCGGGCTCGGCGACCGGGTCGAGGTGCGCGAGGGCGCGCTGGCCACGGCCGTGCGCGCCGAGGAGCGGTTCGTGCTGGTGCTGGCCGACCCGCCCTGGGTGCCGAGCGCCGACATCGGGCGCTTCCCGGACGACCCGACCACCGCGATCGACGGCGGACCCCACGGCCTCGACGTCGCGCACGCCTGCGTCGCGGCCGCCGCGGCGTGCACCGACCCGGGTGCCGACCTGCTGCTCCAGGTCGGCACCGACGACCAGGCCGACCTCGTCGCCGGGTCCGCGGTGGCCGATGGTGGTTGGCGCGACCGCGGTCGGCGTACGACGTCACGCGGGGTGGTGCTCCGGCTCCAGCGGGCCTGAGCGAGCCACGACCGGGGTCAGCGGCCGCCCGGCAGCAGCTTGTGGGTGCCGTCGCACCACGGGGCGAGCGCGGACTTGCCGCAGCGGCAGACCGCGGACACGCCACGGTGGCTGGCGTGATCGGTGCCGTCCGCGCCCTGCACCACGACGGCGCCGCGCACGATCATCGGGCCGCCCGGGCACAGCATCGCCTCGACGGGGGCGCCGTCGGCCCGCCGCACGACCGGCTCGCTCACGCCGCGGCCCAGAGGCCGAGGACGGCGTCGGCCGTGTGGTGCTCGAGGTCGAGGCAGGCCCACGCCCCGAACATCACGTCGTCGGCGAGGTGGGGCTCCTCCTCGACCAGGGCCAGGCAGACGTCGCGCAGCGCGAGCTGCTCGTGCACGGCGTCGGCCTCGACGTGCTCGTCGTAGTAGCCGGCCATCTCGTCGGGGAACCCCAGGCGGCGCAGGCCCTGCGCCAGCTGGCGCGAGGGGATCGAGCTGGTCGCCTCGAAGGCCGCGAGGTGGCCGAGGGCCGCGCCACGCAGGCGCCGCTGGAGCCCGAACATCGAGAGCGCGTTGTTCTGCTCCAGGACCTCGGTGAGGGTCTCGTCGATGTAGGCGCCGTAGTCGGCGGACAGGCCGGAGGCACGCAGCCCGGTCGCGAAGAGCGCGTGGTGGAGCCGGGCGGGGTCGCCGTTGCCGTACTCGTCGAACTGGACCTCGAGCAGTGCGGCCTTGGGACGCGCGCTCAGTCGCGGCACGACCCAGCTCGTCGGGTCGGCCTCCTTGAGGTGGTAGACCGAGCGCTGGCGCAGCAGGGTGGTGGTCTCGTCGCGCGAGCGGTGCTGCTGCACCTGCTTGGCCAGCGAGGGACCGGTGTCCGCGGCGACCAGCGCCTGGAGGTCGGCGACCAGGTCGTCGCTGCGCGCGACGTGGGCGGCGGCGTACCGCTCCCGCAGCCGGAGCTCGAGCGCGGCCTCGAGCGCGTTGCGCACCGTCATCGTGCCGGGGTGCCACTCCCACCGGTCGTCGACGCCGTCGAAGCCGCGGTAGTGGAGCTCGTGCAGGACCCACAGGGCGATGGCCTCGTCGTCACGTCCGTCGGAGGTGGGGGCGGCAGGCAGCTCGGCACCGTCCGGCGTGACGCCGAGGAGCTCGACGAGCCACGAGCTCAGGGCGCCACGGGAACGGGGGAGTCTCATGTGTCGATGCTGCTGGTCGGGGCCATGCAGACGTCCATCCGCACGGGTGACGGATCCACAATCACCCTTTCGAGTGCATCCACCACCTTCGCGGGTGGGATAGCGGCTGCGCCCGCGGTGGAGGGTCGATGACATGGACACCCCCCGACCCGCCGCCACTGTCGCCGTCGTCACGGTCCGCGTGGTCAGCCCGCTCCCCGCGGTGGCCGCCGGACTCCGCACGATGCTCACCGCCCACCCCGCCGTCGCCGTCGTCGACGAGCACCACCCGCTCCCGAGCGACCCCGACGTCGTCCTGTACGACGCCCACGCACTCGTCGACGGTGGCGCCGACCTCGAGCGCCTGCTCGCCACGCCCTCGCTCGTGCTGGCCGTGTGCAACGGTCTCCGGCCCGCCCTGGCCGGCGAGGCCTCGGCCCGCGGCGCCCACGGGACGATCGACCTCGGTACGGACCGCGACGGTCTCGTCGAGAGCGTCCTGTCCGCGATCGGCGCCGCCCGCTCCGGCGCCTCCGGCCCGGCCACCGGCCCCGGGTCGCTGCGCCGGCTGGGCGCCTCCGCCGGGCTGACCCCCCGCGAGGTCGACGTGCTCTCCCAGATCACCCAGGGCCTGAGCAACCAGGAGATCGCCGAGCAGAGCTACCTGTCGATCAACTCGGTCAAGACCTACATCCGCAGCGCCTACCGCCGGATCGGCGTCACGAGCCGCGCGCAGGCCGTCGTGTGGTGCGTGCAGAACGGCTTCCCGAGCATGCTCGCCGCCTGATCCCGCCCAATCCGCCCGATCCCGCCCGCGCTGAGACCGGCACCACCCGATCGGGTGGCCGTCTGTCGTCGGCGTGCGGCATGGACTAGAAAGAGTCCATGTCCGAGTCACCGATGCGCGTCGCGGTCGTCAGTCCGCTCGACGTCGTCGCCGTCGGGCTGGCCGCGATGCTCGAGCAGCACCCCGACCAGGTCGCGGTGGTCGAGCTGTCCGTCGGCTTCGGTGCCGACGATCCCGACGTGATCCTCTACGACGCGATCGGCCTGCACGACGGTGACGGCGCCGACCTCGAGCACTACGTCAAGGAGACCTCGGCGGCCGTGCTCGTGGTCTCGCAGGACCTGCGCCCCGATCTCGCCTCGCGCGCCCTGGCCCGCGGCGCCGACGGCTTCTTCTCGCTCGGCGTCGACGACGAGCAGCTGCTGAGGGCGGTCCTCACCGCGACGACCGTCGACGACGACGGCGCCGTGCTCGACGCCGGAGACGCCCTCGCGGTCGGCCACCGGCTCGGCCAGGACGTCGGGCTGACCCCGCGCGAGATCGACGTGCTCACCCTGATCACCCAGGGCCTGAGCAACCAGGAGATCGCCGAGCAGAGCTACCTGTCGATCAACTCGGTCAAGACCTACATCCGCAGCGCCTACCGCCGGATCGGCGTCACCAGTCGCTCGCAGGCCGTCGTCTGGTGCCTGCAGCACGGCTTCGCCCCCAGCCCCGGGCTCTGAGACCCCCGCTCGGGTCGGGGCAGCCGGTGGGCGTCGTACTGGACGTCGTACTGGACGAACAGAACTAGAACCTGTTCTCATTCGGGCATGCGCAACGGCCTCGTCCTGTTCTCGTCCGACCGCGGCATCACCCCCGCCCGGCTCGCCGTCGCGGCCGAGGAGCGGGGGTTCGACACGATCTACGTGCCCGAGCACACCCACATCCCGGTGCGCCGCGACGCCGCCCACCCGACCGGCGGCGAGACACTGCCCGACGACCGCTACACCCGCACCCTCGACCCGTGGATCTCGCTGGCCACCGCCGCGGCGGTCACCTCCCGGATCCGGCTGTCGACCGCCGTCGCGCTGCCGGTCGAGTCCGACCCGATCACCCTGGCCAAGCAGATCGCGACCCTCGACCACCTCTCCGGCGGCCGGGTCACCATCGGGGCCGGCTTCGGCTGGAACACCGACGAGCTCGAGGACCACCACGTCCCGCCCGCCAGGCGCCGCACGGTCCTGCGCGAGTACGTCGAGGCGATGCGCGCGCTGTGGACCGAGGAGGAGGCGTCCTACGACGGCGAGTTCGTGTCGTTCGGCCGGTCGTGGGCCTACCCCAAGCCCGTCCAGCCCCACATCCCGCTGGTCATCGGCGCCGGTGGCGGACCCCAGACGTTCGCGTGGATCGCCCGCACGGCCGACGGCTGGATGACCACCCCGGTCGAGCAGGGCATCGGCGCCAAGGCCGACGCCCTGCGCGCCGCCTGGACGGACGCCGGGCGCGCCGGCGACCCCGAGATCCACGTGCTCATCGCCTCGCGGCCGTCGCCGGAGGACCTGGAGTCCTGGGCCGCGGCCGGAGCGACCGACCTGATCTGGGGCGTGCCCGACAAGCCCGCCGACGGGGTCGTGGCCTACCTCGACCGGCTCGCCGGCCGACTCGGCCTGACGGGGGTGTCGGTCTGATGGCCGACAACGTGCAGCAGCTCCTGCGTGACCTGGCCGCCGGCGAGCACGCCGACCGGCCCGCCGTGCTCCACGAGGACGAGGTGCTCACCTGGCGCGAGCACCTCACCGAGGCGGCCACCGAGGCCGCGGCCGTGATCGGCCTCGCCGACCCGGGACGCCCGCTCCACGTCGGCGTCCTGCTCGGCAACTCGCCCGAGATGCTGCGCTCGATGGCCGGGGCTGCGCTGGGCGGCTACGTGCTCTGCGGCATCAACACCACCCGCCGCGGACCGGCCCTGGTCGCCGACGTACGCCGCTCGGACTGCCAGCTGCTGCTGGTCAACGCCGAGCACCGCGACCTGGTGGACGGGCTCGACCTGGGCGACGTCCGGGTCGTCGACATCGGCTCGGCCGAGTGGGCCGGGCTGCTGGCGGCGTCCGCGACGGGCGTCGACGACCTCGTCCCGCACCGCGAGGTCGAGGCGATGGACACCTTCATGATGATCTTCACCTCGGGCACCAGCGGGGAGCCGAAGGCGGTGCAGGTCGCCCACCTGATGGTGCTGTTCTCGGGTCTCAACCTGGTCGAGCGGTTCCAGGTGACCGCCGACGACGTCTGCTACATCTCGATGCCGCTCTTCCACTCCAACGCCGTCGTCGCGGGGTGGGCGGTCGCGATCGGCGCCGCCGCGGCGATGGTGCCGGCCCGCTTCTCGGCGTCGGGGTTCCTGGCCGACGTACGGCGCTACGGCGCGACGTACATGAACTACGTCGGCAAGCCGCTCGCGATCGTGCTGGCCACCCCCGAGCAGCCCGACGACGCCGACAACCCGCTGCGCCAGGCCTTCGGCAACGAGGCCAGCGACCGCGACATCGCCGATTTCTCCCGGCGCTTCGGCTGCTCGGTCATGGACGGGTTCGGCTCGACCGAGCTGGCCGTCATCGTGACCCGCTCGGAGGGCACGCCCCCGGGGTCGATCGGCACCGGCATGGACGGCGTCGCCATCTACAGCAGCGAGACGATCACGGAGTGCCCCGTCGCGGTCTTCGACGAGAGCGGTGCTCTGGTCAATGCCGACGAGGCGATCGGCGAGCTCGTCAACGTCAACGGCGCCGGCTACTTCCAGGGCTACTACAACGACGCCAAGGCCAACGACGAGCGGATGCGTCACGGCATGTACTGGTCGGGCGACCTGGCCTACAAGGACGCCGACGGCTTCATCTACCTCGCCGGCCGCACCGCCGACTGGATGCGCGTCGACGGCGAGAACCTCGCCGCCGCGCCCATCGAGCGGGTGCTGATGCGCCTGCCCGTGCTCTCCCAGGTCGCGGTGTACGCCGTCCCGGACGGCCGCGTGGGCGACCAGGTCATGGCCGCCATCGTGCTCGTCGACGACGCCGAGCTGACCCCGGTCGAGCTCGAGAAGTTCCTCGCCGACCAGCCCGACCTGTCGCCCAAGGCGTGGCCCCGCTACGTCCGGGTGGCGCCGTCGCTGCCGTCGACCGCCACCAACAAGGTGATCAAGCGCGAGCTCGCGGCCCAGGGTCCGACCGCCGGCAACGGCGTGCTGTGGACGCGCGAGGAGCGCGGGAGGTCCTACTCCTGAGCCACCCGTGGTCAGGAGGTTGCGCCAGTGCCGACCGCCGGTGGTCGAGGAGGTTGCGCTAGCAAGCGTCTCGAGACCACCCGTCCGCAGCGCCGGGTCGAGTCGGCGACGGTGCTCGAGTCGAGTGGTCTCGAGACGGGCGTGGACGCCCTCCTCGACCACCGTGTGGTCCGGTCAGGCGGTGGGCAGGTCGAACGCCGCGCGCTGCTCGGCCGGCACCACGCCGAGGTGGTCGGGGTGCTTGATCAGCCACGACCGGACGTAGGGGCAGACGGGCAGGACGGCGGTACCGCGCTCGGCCATTGCGTCCATCGCGGCCCGCACCAGCCGCGAGGCGAGCCCGTGGCCCTCGAGGTCGGGCTCGATCTCGGTGTGGACGAACGCCCAGCCCTCGGGCCGCTCGTCGTAGACGGTGAACCCGGCCAGCCGGTCGCCGTACGTGATCTCGAAGCGGTGCTCGGCCGGGCGGTCGGTGACCGCGACCGGCGTCTCGTCCCGGGTCTCGTCCTCAGGGGCCATGGATCCACCCTAGGCGCGCGACGTACGCTCGGGTCCTCGCTGTCGGCCGACCGGCCCGGATGCTATTCTGGACACATGTCCAGTCAGGTGTTCAAGTCGTCGCGGTCGGGGCTGCGCAGCCGCCAGGCCGAGACGCTGACCAAGCTCCTCCGGGCCGGCGACGAGGAGCTGCGCGCCGTCGGGCACGAGGCGCTGACGATCCGTACGGTGGCCGCCCGGGCGGGGGTCTCCCCGGCGACGGCCTACACCTACCTGGCCTCCAAGAACCACCTGTTCGCCGAGCTCTTCCTCGGCTACCTCTCCGACGACGAGGGGCACGAGCCGTCCGGCGCCACGCCCACTGCACGGGTCCAGAGCGTCACCCGCCGGATGTCCGAGCTGCTGGCCGCCGCCCCCCAGCTCGCGGCGGCGGCGACGCCGGCCCTGCTCAGCTCCGACCCCGACGTCGACCAGCTGCGGGTGCGCATCGGCGCCGTCTTCGTGCGCCGCTTCGACGCCGCGCTCGGCGAGGCCAGCACCCCGGCCCTGGTCGACGCGCTGACCCTGGCGTTCTCCGGAGCGCTGCTGCAGGCGGGCATGGGCGTGATCACCTACGCCGACCTCGACCGGCGCCTCGACTCCGTCGTCGCCACGATCCTCCTCGGGCACGAGTGAGTCGTCGGGTGAGTCGTCGGGTGAGCACCCCATGAGCAAGTACGACCGCCCCGACCGGCGGCCCACGGTCGTCACCGGCGCGTCCTCGGGCATCGGTGCGGCGACCGCGCTGACGCTCGCCGCGGCCGGCTACCCGGTGGCGCTGGGGGCCCGCCGGGTCGACAGGCTCGACGACCTCGCCGCCTCCATCCGCGAGAGCGGCGGCGAGGTCGTCGTGTCACCGCTCGACGTCACCGACCCCGACTCGGTGACGGCCTTCGCGGCCGAGGTGGTCGCCGCGCTGGGCGACGTCGAGACCGTCGTGTCCAACGCCGGCGCCGTGGCACCGGGCACGATCCACGAGGTCGACTCCGAGCGGTTCGCCGCCGAGCTCGACCTCACCATCACCGGCGCCCACCGCCTGGTGCGCGCGTTCGTGCCCGCGATGGTCGAGCGCCGCCGCGGTGACGTGGTCTTCGTGTCGTCCGACGTCGCCGTCCGCGCCCGGCCCTTCATGTCGGCGTACGCCGCCGGCAAGTGGGGCCTGGAGGGCATGGCCCACGCGATGCAGATGGAGCTCGAGGGCACCGGCGTCCGCGCGTCGATCGTGCGACCCGGCCCCACGTGGAGCGAGATGGGCACCGACTGGGACGTCGACGAGGCGGCCCTGGTGCTGACGGCCTGGGAGCGCTTCGGCCTCGCGCGGCACCCCCACTTCATGAAGCCGCAGGCCCTGGCCGACGCCATCCGGTTCGTCGTCGACGCCCCGCGCGGCGTCCACGTCAACCTGATCGAGGTCAACCCCGAGGCACCGATCGCGTGAGCCCCGGCTCGCTCGTCGTACCCCTGGCGACGCACGACGCCCACGCGCTGACGTGGGGGCCCGACGACGGGCCGCTGCTGCTCGCGCTGCACGGCTTCCCCGACACCGCCTGGACCTTCCGTCACCTCGGCCCCCTGCTGGCCGAGGCCGGGTGGCGGGTCGTGGCGCCGTTCCTGCGGGGCTACGGCCCGTCGGGCCTGCCGTCCGACGGCGACTACACCGTCGGCGCGCTGATGGGTGACGCCGTCGCGCTGCACGCCGCCCTGGGCGGCGACGAGCGGTCCGTGCTCGTCGGTCACGACTGGGGCGCGATCACGGCCAATGGGCTGGGGTGCTCGCCTGGCAGCCCGTTCGCGAAGGTCGTCGCGCTCGCCGTACCCCCACTGTCGGTGATGAACCCCTCGCGCGAGCTGTGGAAGCCCTGGGTCGGCGGCCTCGTGCGCCAGCCGCGCAACAGCTGGTACATCCTCGCCAACCAGGTCCCCGGTGTGTCCGAGCGCTTCTTCCCACGGCTGGCGAGCCGCCTGTGGCACGACTGGTCGCCCGGGTACGACGCCCGCACCGACCTGGCGCACCTGCTCGAGTCGGTGCCCGACGTCGAGCGGGCGCGTGCCGTCGTCTCCTACTACCGGGCGGCCGCCCGGCCCCGGGGGGCGCGGTTCCTCCAGCAGGGGCCGCCGCTGGTGCCGACGCTCTACCTCCACGGGGCGGACGACGGCTGCCTCGACCGGCGGTTCCTCACCCTCGCCCGGGCCCGGCTGACCGGCGAGCACCGGGCGGTGCTCGTGGAGGGGGCCGGGCACTTCCTCACCGTCGAGCGACCCGAGGTCGTCGCCGGGCACGTGCTGGGCTTCGTGGGCCGTCCTCGGCCCCTGGTCTAGGCCGGTAGCGGTTACGCCCGGTGGGGTGGTCTCGGTGAGTCCGGCCCGCCCCGATCATCGGTGGACCCACGCCGAGACGAAGGAAATCCATGAGCAACCACAGCCCGGCCACCAGCGTCGACAGCTCCGCACGCGCGATGAGCATCATCGGGATCGTGCTGGGCGTGATCGCCCTCCTCTTCCTGCCCATCATCCTGGGACCCATCGGCGCGATCCTCGGCTTCGTGGCCAACAGCAAGGGCGACAAGCCCCTGGGCCTCTACGTCGGCATCGGCTGCATCGTGGCGACCGTCGTCGGCATGATCCTGGGCGCGATCGTCTTCGCCGCCAACACCTGAGCCCGGCCCGATCTCCGCGTCGTCCCGGGGTGCGACGACAGCTCAGGCAGGCCTCTCCCGCGTTCACTAACTGGTTAGTGAACGCCGGAGAAGGTGCGCCGCGTCGTCTCGGGGTGCGACGACCGCTCAGGCAGGCTGGACCATCGGCTTTGCCGCCGGCACCACCGGCGACACGCGCTGGCCGACCCGCAGGAACGAGCCGGTGCGCTCGGAGCCGAGTAGGTCGGTGGGGACGCCGTCCTCGACGACGACGCGGCCGCTGATCATCACCAGCGGCACCGTCGCGTCGTTGCGGTTGACCATGCGGGGCAGGTCGTCGTACTGCGCGACGGGGGACTCGGCGTAGGTGTCGAGCGAGGCGTCGAGGTGGGCCGGGTCGACGATCACCAGGTCGGCGCGGTCGCCCTCGCGCAGGTGGCCGGCGTCGATGCCGTACCAGTCGGCGAGCTCGCCGGTGAGGCGGTGCACGGCCTGCTCGACGGTCAGGAAGGGCCGGCCTGCGGTCTCGGCGTCGCGGACGTGGCGCAGCAGGCGCAGCCCGAAGTTGTAGAACGCCATGTTGCGCAGGTGGGCGCCGGCGTCGGAGAAGCCCATCTGGACGTGCGGGCTCTGCGCCATCTTCTGCAGCACCTTCGGGCGGTGGTTGCTGATGGTGGTGCGCCAGCGGATGTCGGTGCCGTGCTCGAGCACGAGGTCGAGGAAGGCGTCGACCGGATGCACGGGGTTGCCCGGCGTGCCGCGCTCGACCCCGACCTGACCGAAGGACTTGCCGATCACCGAGGCGTCGGGGCACTCGACGATCTCGGCGTCGAAGAGGTCGCGGTGCCACACGCGCGGGCCGTACTTGGTCTCGTAGTCCTTGCGGAACCAGGCGCGGTACGCCGGGTCGCGCAGCAGGTCGTCGCGGGCGATCTTCTCGTGGAGGTGCAGGGCGGCTGCGCCGGAGCCGAACTCCTCGAAGATGACCAGGTCGATGCCGTCGGCGTACACCTCGAACGGCACCGGCAGGTGCTGCCAGCGGAAGTCGGCGCCGAGCTTGTTGACGAAGCCGCCCAGCCCGTTCATCAGGTGGATCACGAACGGGATCGCCTTGACGTCGGCGGCCGAGAGCAGGCTGGTCTTGAGGGGCTGGCGACGCAGCCCGGCGACGCCGATCGACTTGAACGCCTGGGTGAGGATCGTGTGCGGGTGGCTGGCGTCGGGGCCGGCCTGCAGTGCGCGGCCGCGGCGGCGCAGGATGCCGGTCAGGCCGCGCATCTCCTTGCCCTTGGCGTACGTCGACGGCAGCGTGCGTGAGCGGCAGGTGTCGCCGTCGAGCTTGTCGAAGAGCAGCTGCTGGGCCGACATGCCGACGAACCCGGCGTCGAGGGCGTCGGTGAGCATGCCCTCCATGCGCGCCTGCTCGGCGCCGCTCGGGCGCACCTCGGGTCGGGTGGCGCGGTCGAGGCCCATGGTCGCCGTACGCATGTCGGAGTGACCGATGAACGCCGCCAGGTGGGGGCCGAGCGGGAGCCGCTCGAGGGCGGCGACGTACTGCGACGGGGTGCTCCAGTCCTGGTGCTTGTCGACCGCGGCGATCACGTGCTTGCGCGGGATCGCCTCGACCCGGCCGAAGAGGTCGCCGGCGTCGACGCCACCCACGTGCACGGTCGACAGCGAGCAGGAGCCGAGCAGGACGGTGGTGACGCCGTGGCGCACCGACTCGTCGAGGCCGGGACCCTCGAGCACCTCGACGTCGTAGTGGGTGTGGATGTCGACCATGCCCGGCATCACCCAGCGACCGCGGGCGTCGACCACGCGGGTGTCGGGACCCGGCTCCAGCGGGGTCGCCGAGACGGTGGTCACGACGCCGTCCGAGATCCCGAGGTCGCGCACGGCCGAGGGGCCGCCCGTCCCGTCGAACCAGCGGGCACCCTGGATGATCGTGTCGTAGGTCACATCGACCATTGCACCACGAGTCGGCCGTCCCTGGACAGGTGTCCGGTGGGTTGCTCGGTGGCCGCCCGGCGGTCGAGGAGGGCGCCCGCGCCCGTCTCGAGACCACTCAGGCCGCAGGGGCCGTTGTCGAGACGATCCGACGCTGCGGTCGGGATGGTCTCGAGACGGTTGCTAGCGCAACCTCCTCGACCGGCGTGTGGTCTGGTCGACCTGCCGTAGGGCGCGCTCGGCGGCGCGTAAGCCGCACATGCCGTGCACGCCCGCACCGGGCGGGGTGGAGGCGGAGCAGAGCCAGACGCCGTCGACACCGGTGGCGTAGGGGTCCGGGGTCAGGCGGGGACGGCCGACGAGCTGGCGCAGGTCGTTGGCCCCGCCGGCGAT is part of the Nocardioides plantarum genome and encodes:
- a CDS encoding methyltransferase domain-containing protein, which encodes MPVHERRSVRIGGLDVEYDDRVLEPRPWTALQSRWAVELLGSAPAGPVLELCTGAGHIGLLVAAATDRHLVAVDLDPVACSYARHNAEVAGLGDRVEVREGALATAVRAEERFVLVLADPPWVPSADIGRFPDDPTTAIDGGPHGLDVAHACVAAAAACTDPGADLLLQVGTDDQADLVAGSAVADGGWRDRGRRTTSRGVVLRLQRA
- a CDS encoding CDGSH iron-sulfur domain-containing protein, which translates into the protein MSEPVVRRADGAPVEAMLCPGGPMIVRGAVVVQGADGTDHASHRGVSAVCRCGKSALAPWCDGTHKLLPGGR
- a CDS encoding iron-containing redox enzyme family protein, whose translation is MRLPRSRGALSSWLVELLGVTPDGAELPAAPTSDGRDDEAIALWVLHELHYRGFDGVDDRWEWHPGTMTVRNALEAALELRLRERYAAAHVARSDDLVADLQALVAADTGPSLAKQVQQHRSRDETTTLLRQRSVYHLKEADPTSWVVPRLSARPKAALLEVQFDEYGNGDPARLHHALFATGLRASGLSADYGAYIDETLTEVLEQNNALSMFGLQRRLRGAALGHLAAFEATSSIPSRQLAQGLRRLGFPDEMAGYYDEHVEADAVHEQLALRDVCLALVEEEPHLADDVMFGAWACLDLEHHTADAVLGLWAAA
- a CDS encoding helix-turn-helix transcriptional regulator, whose protein sequence is MDTPRPAATVAVVTVRVVSPLPAVAAGLRTMLTAHPAVAVVDEHHPLPSDPDVVLYDAHALVDGGADLERLLATPSLVLAVCNGLRPALAGEASARGAHGTIDLGTDRDGLVESVLSAIGAARSGASGPATGPGSLRRLGASAGLTPREVDVLSQITQGLSNQEIAEQSYLSINSVKTYIRSAYRRIGVTSRAQAVVWCVQNGFPSMLAA
- a CDS encoding helix-turn-helix transcriptional regulator, whose translation is MSESPMRVAVVSPLDVVAVGLAAMLEQHPDQVAVVELSVGFGADDPDVILYDAIGLHDGDGADLEHYVKETSAAVLVVSQDLRPDLASRALARGADGFFSLGVDDEQLLRAVLTATTVDDDGAVLDAGDALAVGHRLGQDVGLTPREIDVLTLITQGLSNQEIAEQSYLSINSVKTYIRSAYRRIGVTSRSQAVVWCLQHGFAPSPGL
- a CDS encoding LLM class F420-dependent oxidoreductase, yielding MRNGLVLFSSDRGITPARLAVAAEERGFDTIYVPEHTHIPVRRDAAHPTGGETLPDDRYTRTLDPWISLATAAAVTSRIRLSTAVALPVESDPITLAKQIATLDHLSGGRVTIGAGFGWNTDELEDHHVPPARRRTVLREYVEAMRALWTEEEASYDGEFVSFGRSWAYPKPVQPHIPLVIGAGGGPQTFAWIARTADGWMTTPVEQGIGAKADALRAAWTDAGRAGDPEIHVLIASRPSPEDLESWAAAGATDLIWGVPDKPADGVVAYLDRLAGRLGLTGVSV
- the fadD1 gene encoding fatty-acid--CoA ligase FadD1; the encoded protein is MADNVQQLLRDLAAGEHADRPAVLHEDEVLTWREHLTEAATEAAAVIGLADPGRPLHVGVLLGNSPEMLRSMAGAALGGYVLCGINTTRRGPALVADVRRSDCQLLLVNAEHRDLVDGLDLGDVRVVDIGSAEWAGLLAASATGVDDLVPHREVEAMDTFMMIFTSGTSGEPKAVQVAHLMVLFSGLNLVERFQVTADDVCYISMPLFHSNAVVAGWAVAIGAAAAMVPARFSASGFLADVRRYGATYMNYVGKPLAIVLATPEQPDDADNPLRQAFGNEASDRDIADFSRRFGCSVMDGFGSTELAVIVTRSEGTPPGSIGTGMDGVAIYSSETITECPVAVFDESGALVNADEAIGELVNVNGAGYFQGYYNDAKANDERMRHGMYWSGDLAYKDADGFIYLAGRTADWMRVDGENLAAAPIERVLMRLPVLSQVAVYAVPDGRVGDQVMAAIVLVDDAELTPVELEKFLADQPDLSPKAWPRYVRVAPSLPSTATNKVIKRELAAQGPTAGNGVLWTREERGRSYS
- a CDS encoding GNAT family N-acetyltransferase; protein product: MAPEDETRDETPVAVTDRPAEHRFEITYGDRLAGFTVYDERPEGWAFVHTEIEPDLEGHGLASRLVRAAMDAMAERGTAVLPVCPYVRSWLIKHPDHLGVVPAEQRAAFDLPTA
- a CDS encoding TetR/AcrR family transcriptional regulator, with translation MSSQVFKSSRSGLRSRQAETLTKLLRAGDEELRAVGHEALTIRTVAARAGVSPATAYTYLASKNHLFAELFLGYLSDDEGHEPSGATPTARVQSVTRRMSELLAAAPQLAAAATPALLSSDPDVDQLRVRIGAVFVRRFDAALGEASTPALVDALTLAFSGALLQAGMGVITYADLDRRLDSVVATILLGHE
- a CDS encoding SDR family oxidoreductase, with translation MSKYDRPDRRPTVVTGASSGIGAATALTLAAAGYPVALGARRVDRLDDLAASIRESGGEVVVSPLDVTDPDSVTAFAAEVVAALGDVETVVSNAGAVAPGTIHEVDSERFAAELDLTITGAHRLVRAFVPAMVERRRGDVVFVSSDVAVRARPFMSAYAAGKWGLEGMAHAMQMELEGTGVRASIVRPGPTWSEMGTDWDVDEAALVLTAWERFGLARHPHFMKPQALADAIRFVVDAPRGVHVNLIEVNPEAPIA
- a CDS encoding alpha/beta fold hydrolase, translated to MSPGSLVVPLATHDAHALTWGPDDGPLLLALHGFPDTAWTFRHLGPLLAEAGWRVVAPFLRGYGPSGLPSDGDYTVGALMGDAVALHAALGGDERSVLVGHDWGAITANGLGCSPGSPFAKVVALAVPPLSVMNPSRELWKPWVGGLVRQPRNSWYILANQVPGVSERFFPRLASRLWHDWSPGYDARTDLAHLLESVPDVERARAVVSYYRAAARPRGARFLQQGPPLVPTLYLHGADDGCLDRRFLTLARARLTGEHRAVLVEGAGHFLTVERPEVVAGHVLGFVGRPRPLV
- a CDS encoding N-acyl-D-amino-acid deacylase family protein; translated protein: MTYDTIIQGARWFDGTGGPSAVRDLGISDGVVTTVSATPLEPGPDTRVVDARGRWVMPGMVDIHTHYDVEVLEGPGLDESVRHGVTTVLLGSCSLSTVHVGGVDAGDLFGRVEAIPRKHVIAAVDKHQDWSTPSQYVAALERLPLGPHLAAFIGHSDMRTATMGLDRATRPEVRPSGAEQARMEGMLTDALDAGFVGMSAQQLLFDKLDGDTCRSRTLPSTYAKGKEMRGLTGILRRRGRALQAGPDASHPHTILTQAFKSIGVAGLRRQPLKTSLLSAADVKAIPFVIHLMNGLGGFVNKLGADFRWQHLPVPFEVYADGIDLVIFEEFGSGAAALHLHEKIARDDLLRDPAYRAWFRKDYETKYGPRVWHRDLFDAEIVECPDASVIGKSFGQVGVERGTPGNPVHPVDAFLDLVLEHGTDIRWRTTISNHRPKVLQKMAQSPHVQMGFSDAGAHLRNMAFYNFGLRLLRHVRDAETAGRPFLTVEQAVHRLTGELADWYGIDAGHLREGDRADLVIVDPAHLDASLDTYAESPVAQYDDLPRMVNRNDATVPLVMISGRVVVEDGVPTDLLGSERTGSFLRVGQRVSPVVPAAKPMVQPA